From Tachyglossus aculeatus isolate mTacAcu1 chromosome X5, mTacAcu1.pri, whole genome shotgun sequence, a single genomic window includes:
- the ANXA5 gene encoding annexin A5 isoform X2 produces MAKVTKGTVTNFPDFDARADAETLRKAMKGLGTDEESILTLLTARSNTQRQEIAGAFKTLFGRDLLDDLKSELTGKFEKLIVALMKPSRLYDAYELKHALKGAGTDEKVLTEILASRTPEELREIKQAYEEEYGSNLEEDVTGDTSGYYQRMLVVLLQANRDLDSAVDDDAQVEQDAQDLFQAGELKWGTDEEKFITILGTRSVAHLRKVFDKYMTISGFQIEETIDRETSGNLEQLLLAIVKSVRSVPAYLAETLYYAMKGAGTDDHTLMRIMVSRSEIDLFNIRHEFRKNFATSLHSMIQNDTSGDYKKALLLLCGGDDD; encoded by the exons GTAACAAAAGGCACTGTGACTAACTTCCCTGATTTTGATGCCAGAGCTGATGCGGAGACTCTTCGGAAAGCAATGAAAGGACTCG GTACTGATGAAGAGAGTATCCTGACTCTCCTAACAGCTCGGAGCAATACTCAGCGCCAAGAGATTGCAGGGGCCTTTAAAACTCTGTTTGGCCGG GATCTTCTGGATGACCTGAAGTCAGAACTGACCGGCAAATTTGAAAAACTGATCGTGGCCCTGATGAAACCGTCTCGGCTCTACGATGCCTACGAACTTAAGCATGCTCTTAAG GGAGCGGGGACAGATGAAAAAGTGCTAACAGAAATTCTTGCCTCCAGAACTCCTGAGGAGCTGAGGGAAATAAAACAAGCTTATGAAGAAG AGTATGGCTCCAACTTGGAAGAAGATGTCACAGGAGATACCTCTGGGTATTATCAGAGGATGTTGGTGGTCCTGCTCCAG GCTAACAGAGACCTCGATTCTGCAGTTGATGACGATGCTCAAGTCGAACAGGATGCTCAG GATTTGTTTCAAGctggtgaactgaaatggggaacagatgaggaaaagttcaTCACTATTTTGGGAACTCGAAGTGTGGCTCACTTAAGAAAGG tgtttgacaaatacatGACCATTTCGGGATTCCAAATTGAAGAAACCATTGACCGGGAAACCTCTGGTAATTTGGAGCAGCTACTGCTGGCTATTG tgAAGTCGGTTCGAAGTGTACCTGCCTACCTTGCGGAAACGCTCTATTACGCTATGAAG GGAGCCGGCACGGATGATCATACTCTCATGAGAATCATGGTTTCCAGAAGTGAAATTGATCTCTTTAACATTAGACAcgaattcagaaagaactttgCAACCTCCCTTCATTCTATGATTCAG AATGATACATCTGGTGACTACAAGAAGGCCCTCCTGCTGCTGTGTGGCGGAGATGATGACTAA
- the ANXA5 gene encoding annexin A5 isoform X1, with amino-acid sequence MAKVTKGTVTNFPDFDARADAETLRKAMKGLGTDEESILTLLTARSNTQRQEIAGAFKTLFGRDLLDDLKSELTGKFEKLIVALMKPSRLYDAYELKHALKQGAGTDEKVLTEILASRTPEELREIKQAYEEEYGSNLEEDVTGDTSGYYQRMLVVLLQANRDLDSAVDDDAQVEQDAQDLFQAGELKWGTDEEKFITILGTRSVAHLRKVFDKYMTISGFQIEETIDRETSGNLEQLLLAIVKSVRSVPAYLAETLYYAMKGAGTDDHTLMRIMVSRSEIDLFNIRHEFRKNFATSLHSMIQNDTSGDYKKALLLLCGGDDD; translated from the exons GTAACAAAAGGCACTGTGACTAACTTCCCTGATTTTGATGCCAGAGCTGATGCGGAGACTCTTCGGAAAGCAATGAAAGGACTCG GTACTGATGAAGAGAGTATCCTGACTCTCCTAACAGCTCGGAGCAATACTCAGCGCCAAGAGATTGCAGGGGCCTTTAAAACTCTGTTTGGCCGG GATCTTCTGGATGACCTGAAGTCAGAACTGACCGGCAAATTTGAAAAACTGATCGTGGCCCTGATGAAACCGTCTCGGCTCTACGATGCCTACGAACTTAAGCATGCTCTTAAG CAGGGAGCGGGGACAGATGAAAAAGTGCTAACAGAAATTCTTGCCTCCAGAACTCCTGAGGAGCTGAGGGAAATAAAACAAGCTTATGAAGAAG AGTATGGCTCCAACTTGGAAGAAGATGTCACAGGAGATACCTCTGGGTATTATCAGAGGATGTTGGTGGTCCTGCTCCAG GCTAACAGAGACCTCGATTCTGCAGTTGATGACGATGCTCAAGTCGAACAGGATGCTCAG GATTTGTTTCAAGctggtgaactgaaatggggaacagatgaggaaaagttcaTCACTATTTTGGGAACTCGAAGTGTGGCTCACTTAAGAAAGG tgtttgacaaatacatGACCATTTCGGGATTCCAAATTGAAGAAACCATTGACCGGGAAACCTCTGGTAATTTGGAGCAGCTACTGCTGGCTATTG tgAAGTCGGTTCGAAGTGTACCTGCCTACCTTGCGGAAACGCTCTATTACGCTATGAAG GGAGCCGGCACGGATGATCATACTCTCATGAGAATCATGGTTTCCAGAAGTGAAATTGATCTCTTTAACATTAGACAcgaattcagaaagaactttgCAACCTCCCTTCATTCTATGATTCAG AATGATACATCTGGTGACTACAAGAAGGCCCTCCTGCTGCTGTGTGGCGGAGATGATGACTAA